In the Paludisphaera rhizosphaerae genome, one interval contains:
- a CDS encoding NADH-quinone oxidoreductase subunit J family protein, with protein sequence MLQLVFLVIATLGLLAALGTVLSRNLVHAALHLVGFFFCVACLFVLLDAEFLAAVQVLVYIGAVAILLMFGIMLTRNTRGDEGGSLSGPWRTPALAAGFCLFAVLFFGINNAVSPSGTSPWSRMTSRPSIAPSADEAASAVERRQAVDDMARVVGVEFVTRYAMAFELAGLLLTAALVGAVALAHRDEAPGSAATETESRSVNVAEPVGSSPS encoded by the coding sequence GTGCTCCAGCTCGTCTTCCTGGTGATTGCGACTCTCGGCCTGCTGGCCGCGCTCGGCACGGTTCTGTCGCGCAACCTCGTCCACGCGGCCCTGCATCTCGTCGGCTTCTTCTTCTGCGTCGCCTGCCTGTTCGTGCTGCTGGACGCCGAGTTCCTCGCAGCCGTGCAAGTGCTTGTTTACATCGGGGCCGTGGCGATCCTTTTGATGTTCGGGATCATGCTCACGCGGAATACTCGCGGCGATGAAGGGGGCAGCCTGTCAGGCCCCTGGCGCACGCCGGCTCTGGCGGCCGGGTTCTGTCTCTTCGCCGTCCTGTTCTTCGGCATCAACAACGCCGTCTCCCCGTCAGGGACGAGCCCCTGGTCGCGGATGACCTCCCGCCCCTCGATCGCCCCCAGCGCAGACGAGGCAGCGAGCGCCGTCGAGCGGCGACAGGCTGTCGACGACATGGCACGGGTGGTCGGAGTGGAGTTCGTGACCCGCTACGCGATGGCCTTCGAACTGGCCGGCCTGCTACTCACCGCCGCGCTAGTCGGAGCCGTCGCGCTCGCACACCGCGACGAGGCGCCCGGATCAGCGGCGACCGAGACTGAATCACGGTCGGTGAACGTTGCGGAACCGGTGGGATCGTCCCCGTCCTGA
- a CDS encoding DinB family protein — MSKATELIDRYALGPATLEYAVHGLTDEQARAKPGPGAWSIAELVAHLADSDVVASDRMKRVIAEPNPSLLAYDENAWNDRLQMQDAPLDLAVALFAANRRWTERILRACSDEDFARSGIHSETGRKTLADLVATYVGHLDHHLKFLYAKRANLSVAIQPRYTFPIV, encoded by the coding sequence ATGAGCAAGGCCACAGAACTCATAGACCGTTACGCCCTGGGCCCGGCCACCCTGGAATACGCCGTCCACGGCCTGACCGACGAGCAGGCCCGCGCCAAGCCGGGGCCGGGGGCGTGGAGCATCGCCGAGCTCGTCGCCCATCTGGCGGACAGCGACGTGGTGGCCAGCGACCGAATGAAACGAGTGATCGCCGAGCCGAACCCCTCGCTGCTGGCCTACGACGAGAACGCCTGGAACGATCGGCTCCAGATGCAGGACGCCCCGCTCGACCTGGCTGTCGCTCTCTTCGCCGCCAACCGTCGCTGGACAGAACGGATCCTACGAGCCTGCTCCGACGAAGACTTCGCCCGCTCCGGAATCCATTCGGAGACTGGACGCAAAACGCTGGCCGACCTCGTGGCCACCTACGTAGGGCACCTCGATCATCACCTGAAGTTCCTCTACGCCAAGCGCGCCAATCTTTCGGTGGCGATCCAGCCCCGATACACCTTCCCGATCGTGTGA
- a CDS encoding NADH-quinone oxidoreductase subunit A, with amino-acid sequence MVAANYVFVGLLLLVAVGFALAPLVIVALAAPRKRSHTKSDVYECGVRTQGETWVRFRIQYYIYAIMFVVFDVETVFLYPWAAAYGALGAYALVEMTIFLALLFVGLAYAWAKGVLKWS; translated from the coding sequence ATGGTCGCCGCCAATTACGTCTTCGTTGGGTTGCTGTTGCTGGTGGCCGTCGGCTTCGCGCTGGCTCCACTGGTGATCGTCGCCCTGGCTGCTCCACGCAAGCGGTCGCACACGAAGTCGGACGTGTATGAATGCGGCGTCCGTACCCAAGGCGAGACCTGGGTGCGTTTCCGTATCCAGTACTATATCTACGCCATCATGTTCGTCGTCTTTGACGTCGAAACGGTCTTCCTCTATCCCTGGGCGGCTGCATATGGAGCGCTGGGGGCGTATGCACTCGTCGAGATGACGATCTTCCTTGCCCTGCTATTCGTCGGCCTGGCCTACGCATGGGCGAAGGGCGTTCTGAAGTGGAGTTGA
- a CDS encoding translation initiation factor gives MTRLFAGTPWDRPPVCDDCGQPEAECTCPPRKTEPVRIPPETQTARLAVEKRPKGKVVTVVSGLDPEGNDLADLATRLKNACGSGGTLKDGNIELQGDHRDAADKALQKIGYKTKRR, from the coding sequence GTGACCCGTCTTTTCGCCGGCACCCCCTGGGACCGTCCTCCCGTCTGCGACGATTGCGGACAGCCTGAAGCCGAATGCACCTGCCCACCCAGGAAGACGGAGCCGGTCAGAATCCCGCCCGAAACTCAAACTGCGCGTCTAGCCGTCGAGAAGCGTCCCAAGGGGAAGGTCGTCACCGTCGTTTCTGGCCTCGACCCTGAAGGAAACGACCTGGCCGATCTGGCGACTCGACTGAAGAACGCATGCGGTTCAGGCGGAACCCTCAAGGACGGCAACATCGAACTCCAGGGCGATCACCGTGACGCCGCCGACAAAGCGTTGCAAAAGATTGGATACAAGACGAAACGACGGTGA
- the rpsT gene encoding 30S ribosomal protein S20: MPTTKSAAKRLRQSIKKRLHNRIAKKIVKTSSRKALETAAEKNFEAAETQFRAAVAKIDKAGARGVLHKNTAARRKSKLARAYKAAVEKAKKS, translated from the coding sequence ATGCCCACGACCAAATCAGCCGCCAAGCGGCTGCGCCAGAGCATCAAGAAGCGGCTCCACAACCGGATCGCCAAGAAGATCGTGAAGACCTCTTCGCGGAAGGCGCTGGAAACGGCCGCCGAAAAGAACTTCGAGGCCGCCGAAACCCAGTTCCGCGCCGCCGTCGCGAAGATCGACAAGGCCGGCGCTCGGGGCGTTCTGCACAAGAACACCGCCGCCCGTCGCAAGAGCAAGCTGGCCCGCGCCTACAAGGCGGCCGTCGAGAAGGCCAAGAAGTCCTGA
- a CDS encoding SMP-30/gluconolactonase/LRE family protein translates to MDILRNAGLSDLIAGDRLETLADGFEFTEGPLWLPDGSILFQDIKAEKTYRVDADRKVTAVRERTEAANGQTFAADGGIVFCEQNGRRLSWMSPRTFERVVLAEQWEGKRLNSPNDVVCRSDGSVYFTDPPYGVKPENREIDFQGVFRWTPTEGPVKVLEGFEKPNGLAFSPDESILYVCDTGRYHVRAFQVRPDGTLEHGAGRVFADLDPGQPGGPDGIKVDHSGRVYVAVALGVWVFEPDGRLLGILPTPKRPSNLNWCDADSRGLVITAVDAVHYVRFKEPGQAPTFLPKA, encoded by the coding sequence ATGGACATTCTCAGGAACGCTGGCCTGTCCGATTTGATCGCGGGCGACCGCCTGGAAACCCTCGCGGACGGCTTCGAATTCACCGAAGGCCCGCTCTGGCTTCCCGACGGCTCGATCCTATTTCAGGACATCAAGGCTGAGAAGACCTACCGCGTCGACGCCGACCGAAAGGTCACGGCCGTCCGCGAACGGACGGAGGCGGCCAATGGCCAGACCTTCGCCGCCGACGGCGGCATCGTCTTCTGCGAGCAGAACGGCCGTCGATTGTCATGGATGTCGCCCCGGACGTTCGAGCGGGTCGTTCTAGCCGAGCAATGGGAGGGGAAGCGGCTCAACAGCCCCAACGACGTCGTCTGCCGGAGCGACGGCTCGGTCTATTTCACCGACCCACCCTACGGAGTGAAGCCCGAGAATCGGGAGATCGACTTCCAGGGAGTCTTCCGATGGACCCCGACTGAAGGCCCCGTGAAGGTGCTGGAGGGCTTCGAGAAGCCCAATGGCCTGGCCTTCTCTCCCGATGAGTCCATCCTCTACGTTTGCGACACGGGACGATACCACGTAAGGGCCTTCCAGGTTCGTCCTGACGGCACTCTGGAACACGGTGCGGGCCGAGTATTCGCGGATCTCGACCCCGGGCAGCCGGGAGGGCCGGATGGGATCAAGGTCGATCATTCCGGGCGAGTTTACGTGGCCGTTGCTTTGGGCGTCTGGGTCTTCGAGCCCGATGGGCGACTGCTGGGAATTCTGCCGACGCCCAAGAGGCCTTCCAACCTCAACTGGTGCGACGCCGACTCTCGCGGACTGGTCATCACGGCCGTCGACGCGGTCCATTACGTTCGGTTCAAGGAGCCTGGCCAGGCGCCGACCTTTCTGCCGAAGGCTTGA
- a CDS encoding tetratricopeptide repeat protein, giving the protein MPAEQDPQDLSKARTFFEFGNDASQKSNFDYAIDMYKRACKLVPDSLQFRQALRGIQRRRFNNEPSKVGRLVAMTNKPIHMKARSARGKQNYAVCLEVCEEAFTNNPWDVTAAREAAEAAEMMDLFPLAQWYLESVQNEVGKDVEYYRHAAHVHELCEAWPKAISAWEAVKRIDPYNDESERKIKGLFASQTMKKANYEDAIEKAGEKPKETAEDIAAKLEQMKLEKMTPEERLHKEIQKDPKQVWPYIELADIFRKRSQFEHAEKILAAGLKAVAKDPILLQNYAEVQMTRLKRAIEALTKRVDDDPTDVTSKSKLEQLHRMLLDYEIKEFRRRVAISPEDHNLHYQLGLALARDGKYAEAIGEFQIAKGSPNLKVDAMLQAGLSFEADGRGKLAERTYQEALKLIEPGDTTKFNAIHYQLGRVNETLGNMEAAEEHYNEVAANDYTYRDVAQRLKNLN; this is encoded by the coding sequence ATGCCAGCGGAGCAGGATCCCCAGGATCTCTCGAAAGCTCGCACTTTCTTCGAGTTCGGCAACGATGCCTCGCAGAAGTCCAATTTCGACTATGCGATCGACATGTACAAGCGGGCCTGCAAGTTGGTCCCGGACAGCCTCCAGTTCAGGCAGGCGCTTCGGGGGATTCAGCGGCGGAGGTTCAATAACGAGCCTTCCAAGGTGGGTCGACTCGTCGCCATGACGAACAAGCCCATCCATATGAAAGCCCGCTCGGCGAGGGGGAAGCAGAACTACGCCGTCTGCCTGGAGGTTTGCGAGGAAGCCTTCACCAACAACCCCTGGGATGTGACCGCCGCTCGTGAAGCGGCCGAAGCGGCCGAGATGATGGACCTGTTCCCGCTCGCCCAGTGGTATCTGGAGTCGGTGCAGAACGAGGTCGGAAAGGACGTGGAATACTACCGTCACGCCGCCCACGTTCATGAACTCTGCGAAGCCTGGCCGAAGGCGATCTCCGCCTGGGAAGCCGTCAAGCGGATCGATCCCTACAACGATGAGTCCGAACGGAAGATCAAGGGCCTCTTCGCCAGCCAGACCATGAAGAAGGCCAACTACGAGGACGCCATCGAGAAGGCCGGCGAGAAGCCCAAGGAAACAGCCGAGGACATTGCCGCCAAGCTCGAGCAGATGAAGCTCGAGAAGATGACGCCCGAGGAACGCCTCCACAAGGAGATCCAGAAGGATCCCAAACAGGTCTGGCCGTACATCGAGCTGGCCGACATCTTCCGAAAGCGGAGTCAGTTCGAGCACGCCGAGAAGATCCTGGCCGCCGGCCTGAAGGCCGTCGCCAAGGATCCGATCCTGCTTCAGAACTACGCCGAGGTTCAGATGACCCGGCTGAAGCGGGCGATTGAAGCCCTCACCAAACGCGTCGACGACGATCCGACCGACGTCACGTCGAAGTCCAAGCTGGAGCAACTCCACAGGATGCTCCTGGACTACGAGATCAAGGAATTCCGACGCCGAGTGGCCATCAGCCCCGAGGACCACAACCTCCACTACCAGCTCGGCCTGGCCCTGGCCCGCGACGGCAAATACGCCGAGGCGATCGGCGAGTTCCAGATCGCCAAGGGGAGCCCGAACCTCAAGGTGGACGCCATGTTGCAGGCCGGCCTCAGCTTCGAGGCCGACGGTCGTGGCAAGCTTGCAGAGCGGACCTATCAGGAAGCCTTAAAGCTCATCGAGCCCGGCGACACCACCAAGTTCAACGCCATCCACTACCAGCTTGGCCGCGTCAATGAGACGCTCGGCAACATGGAGGCGGCCGAAGAGCACTACAACGAGGTCGCCGCCAACGACTACACCTATCGCGACGTCGCTCAGCGACTCAAGAACTTGAACTGA
- a CDS encoding endonuclease III, producing the protein MPPLRDVLPVLRGRPIDFPKGASRFQALIDLAVFGGRGDPAASALDEAGLLDPAELAAAPLAEVADVLRDARVEADPRLVRLLQRLAGWYASHREDLEHEPGPGETQPPFPRDELAAINGVGRATADGIALHVFGQASYPVDRATYRILVRHGWIDVTAEYDDAAQALISAAEGDPADLARMSSDFADVGRRFCKPSAPRCEPCPLRVVLPDGGPIAVDG; encoded by the coding sequence ATGCCCCCCTTGCGTGATGTGCTGCCGGTCCTTCGAGGCCGGCCCATCGACTTCCCCAAGGGGGCGTCTCGGTTTCAGGCGCTGATCGACCTGGCCGTTTTCGGTGGCCGAGGCGATCCAGCGGCCTCTGCGCTCGACGAGGCCGGCCTGCTTGATCCGGCCGAACTGGCCGCCGCGCCTCTTGCGGAGGTCGCCGACGTCCTTCGTGACGCTCGCGTCGAGGCCGACCCCAGGCTTGTTCGGCTGCTTCAACGGCTTGCGGGCTGGTACGCCTCCCACCGCGAGGACCTGGAGCACGAGCCAGGTCCCGGCGAGACTCAACCGCCGTTTCCGCGAGACGAGCTGGCGGCGATCAACGGAGTCGGCCGAGCCACGGCCGACGGGATCGCGTTGCACGTCTTCGGTCAGGCCTCGTACCCCGTCGATCGAGCAACCTATCGCATCCTGGTCCGACACGGCTGGATCGATGTGACGGCGGAATACGACGATGCGGCTCAAGCGTTGATCTCCGCTGCCGAGGGCGATCCGGCCGACCTTGCGCGGATGTCGTCGGATTTCGCCGATGTGGGTCGACGGTTCTGCAAACCCTCGGCGCCGCGTTGCGAACCTTGCCCGTTGAGAGTCGTCTTACCCGATGGCGGACCAATCGCCGTCGACGGTTGA
- the infA gene encoding translation initiation factor IF-1, producing MAKEEPIRTEGRIVEALPNTQFMVELENGHKVLAHIAGKMRKNFIRIVPGDRVTVEISPYDIDKGRIVYRER from the coding sequence GTGGCTAAAGAAGAACCGATCCGGACCGAAGGGCGCATCGTGGAGGCCCTCCCCAATACACAGTTCATGGTCGAGCTGGAAAACGGCCATAAGGTGCTCGCGCACATCGCGGGAAAGATGCGGAAGAATTTCATCCGAATCGTCCCCGGCGACCGCGTGACCGTCGAGATCTCGCCGTACGACATCGACAAGGGTCGAATCGTCTACCGCGAGCGCTGA
- a CDS encoding ParA family protein: MRRIAVLNQKGGVGKTTSTVNLAAALALEGHKVLVIDLDPQAHATLHLGLLPGRSGPSLYEILTQGLSIEEVRRQVAPNLSIVGSHIDLAGAELELLGTVGREVILRDQLAADEEQYDFVLMDCPPSLSVLTLNALCAANEVLIPLQAHFLALHGLSKLLETVNLVSKRVNRDLKVGGVVLCLYDAGTRHGGEVVEDLQAFFSAKKKGASPWAEAKLYRTRIRRNIRLAECPSFGQSIFQYGPSSRGAEDYASLAAEVLGKAPAAIWADTDAEEDAPTADASAA, translated from the coding sequence CCAGAAGGGCGGGGTCGGCAAGACGACGTCGACCGTCAATCTCGCCGCCGCGCTGGCCCTGGAAGGCCACAAGGTCCTGGTGATCGACCTCGACCCCCAGGCCCACGCAACCCTCCACCTCGGCCTGCTGCCGGGCCGTTCGGGGCCTTCGCTCTACGAGATCCTGACCCAGGGTCTCAGCATCGAAGAGGTCCGACGCCAGGTCGCGCCGAACCTCTCGATCGTGGGCAGCCATATCGACCTGGCCGGCGCCGAGCTGGAACTGCTGGGCACTGTCGGCCGCGAGGTTATTCTCCGCGACCAGCTCGCCGCCGATGAAGAGCAGTACGACTTCGTCCTGATGGACTGCCCCCCGTCGCTCAGCGTCCTCACGCTCAACGCCCTGTGCGCGGCCAACGAGGTCCTCATCCCGCTCCAGGCTCACTTCCTGGCTCTCCACGGGCTCTCGAAGCTGCTGGAAACGGTGAACCTCGTCTCCAAGCGGGTCAACCGCGACCTGAAGGTCGGCGGCGTGGTCCTCTGCCTGTACGACGCCGGCACCCGTCACGGCGGCGAGGTCGTCGAGGATCTGCAGGCCTTCTTCTCCGCCAAGAAGAAGGGGGCTTCCCCCTGGGCCGAAGCCAAGCTCTACCGGACGCGCATCAGGCGCAACATCCGGCTGGCGGAATGCCCAAGCTTCGGCCAGTCCATCTTCCAGTACGGGCCGTCCAGCCGAGGCGCTGAGGATTACGCCTCGCTGGCCGCTGAAGTCCTTGGCAAGGCCCCGGCCGCGATCTGGGCCGACACCGACGCCGAGGAAGACGCCCCGACGGCCGACGCCTCGGCCGCCTGA
- the nuoH gene encoding NADH-quinone oxidoreductase subunit NuoH has translation MSVLYAQSHHVDLTWSTAVVWALWLLVGFAGIFPGIVAYMVWLERKVAARFQDRIGPNRVGPLGLLQPIADAIKLIAKESIVPRSADGVVHLLAPVMVLVSAFLTLAVVPFAVGLVPIDPPSALVYLVAVSSLSPLGIFLAGWSSRNKFSLLGAMRAVAQLVSYEIPQVLSTIPVVLWAGSLSLVTIFEHQVNYGWNALNPPGFLAFMIFLIAGVAEVNRTPFDIPEAESEIIAGYHTEYSGMRFGLFFLAEYLSVFSVSCVATVLFLGGGTPLPFSSFPVNLINGSILSYLFVDAILLAVFLLKVLLFIFAMFWVRATLPRMRIDRLMNFAWKYLVPLCVLNVLFAAVWYEVVLRGRGPSLPAWAWGLIITGPLAVAAVKLVFWVNRKLAAAVPIDADWPTVAPVDAGAVR, from the coding sequence GTGTCGGTCTTGTACGCCCAGTCGCATCACGTCGACCTGACCTGGAGCACTGCGGTCGTCTGGGCCCTATGGCTGCTCGTCGGCTTCGCCGGGATCTTCCCTGGGATCGTCGCTTACATGGTCTGGCTGGAGCGCAAGGTCGCCGCCCGGTTTCAGGACCGAATCGGCCCCAACCGCGTCGGCCCACTGGGACTGTTGCAGCCGATCGCCGACGCGATCAAGCTGATCGCCAAGGAAAGCATCGTCCCTCGGTCGGCTGACGGCGTCGTCCACCTCCTCGCACCGGTGATGGTCCTGGTCTCAGCCTTTCTGACGCTGGCCGTCGTGCCCTTTGCAGTCGGACTGGTTCCCATCGATCCGCCGTCGGCCCTCGTGTACCTCGTCGCCGTTTCCAGCCTGAGTCCGCTGGGGATCTTCTTGGCCGGTTGGTCGAGCCGCAACAAGTTCTCGTTGCTGGGTGCGATGCGCGCCGTGGCCCAACTGGTTTCTTACGAGATCCCCCAGGTGCTGTCGACGATCCCCGTCGTCCTCTGGGCGGGCAGTTTGAGCCTGGTCACGATCTTCGAGCATCAGGTGAACTACGGCTGGAACGCCCTCAATCCTCCGGGGTTTTTGGCGTTCATGATCTTCCTGATCGCTGGCGTGGCCGAAGTGAACCGCACGCCCTTCGACATTCCCGAGGCCGAGTCCGAGATCATCGCCGGCTATCACACCGAGTATTCAGGCATGAGGTTCGGCCTCTTCTTCCTGGCCGAATACCTGAGCGTCTTCTCGGTGAGCTGCGTGGCCACGGTGCTGTTCCTGGGGGGCGGGACTCCGTTGCCGTTCTCGTCGTTCCCCGTAAACCTGATCAACGGCTCGATCCTGTCGTACCTCTTCGTCGACGCGATCCTGCTGGCGGTCTTCCTGCTGAAGGTGCTACTGTTCATCTTCGCAATGTTCTGGGTTCGGGCGACGCTCCCCCGGATGCGGATCGACCGGCTGATGAACTTCGCGTGGAAGTATCTGGTTCCGCTCTGCGTGCTCAACGTCCTGTTCGCGGCAGTCTGGTACGAGGTCGTCTTGCGAGGTCGAGGGCCGAGCCTGCCGGCCTGGGCCTGGGGACTGATCATCACGGGGCCTCTGGCGGTCGCAGCCGTGAAGCTGGTCTTCTGGGTGAACCGAAAACTCGCCGCCGCCGTCCCCATCGACGCCGACTGGCCGACGGTCGCCCCAGTCGACGCCGGCGCGGTGCGTTGA
- a CDS encoding NADH-quinone oxidoreductase subunit N codes for MPLTVPPFDYRDFLCVAPAVVLALWGLVVVMGDLAWYRRLDGESRRLAVGRLTMAGVGLALATTLLLLWIDATAQSDPSRLEGAFGSSLGSYLARTDGLIFLGTLARGLSTDVLNLLLLSTLAMVVWISCAYSFTEEIGEYFALLLWATVGMMLLAASEELATLFIALETMTICLYLATAFEKSKPRSPEAGLKYFIYGAVSSALFLYGLSLVYGLTGSTYFDAIGRVLAGGGRGMTGNLAGGAALLLMLAGFGFKVAAVPFHQWAPDVYEGAPAPVAAWIATGSKIAAFVAMLKVFLHGLGAWSHPSMTVLGPGWIGVVALIAAATMTYGNFAALGQTNLKRMLAYSSIAHAGYMLVGLAAASVSTSGPAAAGAVLYYLVVYAFANLGAFTAAAWTARDRGGDAIADLDGLGRRSPLLALGIVVLMFSLIGVPPFGGFFGKLYIFMEALRQGPAETRIALTWLVALGLFNSVVSAFYYVRVLRAMYFREPADHPLKAAGPAIALPIGLSAVIVTVLGIVPGPAVELLRSVAQPMLTARKLDAPAALAAPRPTKPVAWHPSSDTD; via the coding sequence ATGCCCCTGACTGTTCCCCCGTTCGACTACCGAGATTTTCTCTGCGTGGCCCCTGCCGTCGTTCTGGCGCTCTGGGGCCTCGTCGTGGTCATGGGAGACCTTGCCTGGTATCGACGTCTCGACGGTGAGTCGCGTCGACTGGCTGTGGGACGACTGACCATGGCCGGCGTCGGACTCGCCCTGGCGACGACGCTGCTCCTCCTCTGGATCGACGCGACGGCCCAGTCCGATCCGTCGAGGCTGGAAGGTGCGTTCGGCTCTTCGCTCGGCTCGTACCTCGCGCGAACGGACGGGCTGATCTTTCTGGGCACACTCGCGCGCGGCCTGTCGACCGACGTTCTGAATCTCCTGCTGCTATCGACGCTGGCGATGGTCGTCTGGATCTCTTGCGCCTACTCCTTCACCGAGGAGATCGGCGAGTATTTCGCCCTCCTGCTGTGGGCGACGGTCGGCATGATGCTCCTGGCCGCCTCGGAGGAATTGGCGACGCTGTTCATCGCCCTGGAGACGATGACGATCTGTCTCTATCTCGCGACGGCCTTCGAGAAATCGAAGCCGCGTTCACCCGAGGCGGGCCTCAAGTATTTCATCTACGGTGCGGTTTCTTCCGCCCTGTTCCTCTACGGTCTGAGCCTCGTCTACGGCCTGACCGGATCAACTTACTTCGACGCGATCGGTCGAGTGCTCGCGGGCGGAGGTCGGGGGATGACGGGGAACCTGGCCGGCGGTGCGGCGTTGTTGCTGATGCTCGCGGGGTTCGGCTTCAAGGTCGCCGCAGTGCCCTTCCACCAATGGGCTCCCGACGTTTACGAAGGAGCGCCCGCTCCGGTCGCCGCCTGGATCGCGACTGGCTCGAAGATCGCTGCCTTCGTGGCGATGTTGAAGGTCTTCTTGCATGGGCTCGGCGCGTGGTCGCATCCGTCGATGACCGTCCTGGGGCCCGGCTGGATCGGCGTCGTGGCGCTCATTGCCGCGGCGACGATGACCTACGGAAACTTCGCGGCGCTGGGGCAGACGAACCTCAAGCGGATGCTGGCCTATTCGTCGATCGCTCATGCGGGCTACATGCTCGTCGGCCTGGCAGCGGCCAGCGTTTCGACTTCCGGTCCTGCGGCGGCTGGAGCGGTGCTCTACTATCTGGTCGTCTACGCCTTCGCGAACCTTGGCGCGTTCACCGCAGCCGCATGGACGGCCCGCGATCGAGGGGGCGATGCCATCGCCGACCTCGACGGTCTGGGGCGCCGGTCGCCGCTCCTGGCTCTCGGCATTGTGGTCCTGATGTTCTCGCTGATCGGCGTCCCGCCGTTCGGCGGCTTTTTCGGCAAGCTCTACATTTTCATGGAGGCCCTGCGGCAAGGGCCGGCCGAGACGCGGATCGCCCTGACTTGGCTCGTTGCGTTGGGCCTGTTCAACTCCGTTGTCTCCGCTTTCTACTATGTCCGCGTGCTGCGGGCGATGTACTTCCGCGAGCCCGCCGATCATCCCTTGAAAGCCGCGGGGCCGGCGATCGCGCTACCGATCGGGCTCTCGGCGGTGATCGTCACGGTGCTCGGGATCGTTCCTGGACCTGCCGTCGAACTCCTCCGATCGGTCGCACAGCCGATGCTCACGGCCCGAAAGCTGGACGCTCCGGCCGCCCTCGCAGCCCCAAGGCCGACGAA
- the nuoK gene encoding NADH-quinone oxidoreductase subunit NuoK, which translates to MTNDIPLSWFLDFAAASFAIGLIGVLVRRNAIAVLMAIEIMLNAANINLVAFWRYGTHAPDSGPLPGVILALLVIAVAAAEVAVGIGLILLCYRRRHAVDVDRYDSLSG; encoded by the coding sequence ATGACGAACGACATCCCTCTAAGCTGGTTCCTGGACTTCGCAGCGGCGTCCTTCGCGATTGGGCTGATCGGCGTCCTCGTTCGGCGTAACGCGATCGCTGTGCTGATGGCCATCGAGATCATGTTGAACGCCGCGAACATCAACCTCGTCGCATTTTGGAGGTACGGAACTCACGCCCCCGACTCCGGGCCGCTCCCGGGAGTGATCCTGGCCCTCCTGGTGATCGCGGTCGCTGCGGCTGAGGTCGCCGTGGGGATCGGGCTGATCCTCCTTTGCTACCGCCGACGACACGCCGTGGACGTCGATCGATACGACTCGCTCTCGGGCTGA